TTGAGATAAACCCTCAATGATACTAAAACAGTCCTCATATATAGCGTCCGCCGTGCTCAGAGAATGGCTACCAGAGGAAATTGCCTGGAGAACATCAGAGGAATCAGAGTTCACGATCACCCGGAAGCACCTAGAGAGAGTTGCCAGTTCAATCCCGATATGGACGGCGTGAGCTTCGGCTGCTTCCACGTCCCCAACCAAGTCAGTTTTCCACGTGGCAGTAGAGATAAAATTCCCATGATAGTCCCGGATCACAGCCCTGTTGAAGCCCGTAAAGTATCTGCATCAAAGGATGCGTCAACGTTAATTTTCGCGGAGTCTATTGGTGGCTTCAACCCGAAGGAAACAAAGTGAACATAAGTAGGAGTGGTAGCAACTAGCTAAGTGCCCCTTACGGTCTTCACAAATTATCGTTTTGGGTTTATATTCAAAACATTCTACTACTTAAACTGATACTTATTCTCTTAATTACTGTCTTAAGGGCTTGTTGCCGATTTTGAGCTAGGCCCATTAATTTCGTGTGCGGTTGGTCAAATGTTGCCGATGCCAACTTTAAATTAATAGACAGTATGGATATAGATATAATAGACAGATTTCATCATTGACACCACACTCGCCGGCTCATTCTGCTGAAATCGTTATGTGTCTGATGTCGGCTCAACCTTTCGGCTTAAGAGATTTAACCATTTGCGGATAGGTTGGACTCGCGGGCCTTTTTAAGCTGACGTAGAGGCCTACGATGATTGGCTAGATGATGCAGATAACGGACAACTTTCCAACATGGGATCCAGCATAAAGATAATGTAGAAGAAATAGGCAGCCCATGTTCTTGAATATTCAGCTCTTACTGCCATATTACTCCCAAGAAAAAGTTGTTTTTTCCAGATGCCTCGCACTAATCTGAGAGGGCAAGTCAGTCACTAATCTCTGCTTTACACCTTAGTGGCATGGCATCAACAAAGGAGTTGTTGCTAATGTCATCGTCCCCTGCCCAGCTACTGCTATAGTGCCCCCTCATCCACGTGAGAGCCATGGGCCACATCACCCTGCCAGCCCAACCTAATTATCCCAGGGGCATTCTCGTCCACCGCACCAGTATATAAGCTCCGGTCTCATCTCCACCGTTTCTCAAGCCGTGACATAATCACACAACAGCACGAAACTCGCTTGATCCCATCGATCAGATCTCCCttaccaaaccaaaccaaccaCCCTCTTGAACCACCAGTCTAGCGGCCGATCTGGTCTGTAGCCATGGCGAAGGTGCACCCGAACgtggccgcgccgtcgccgccgctggcgacgccgggggcggcggaggcagaggaggagccggtggCGTTCACGGTGTGGCGCAAGTCGCTGCTGTTCAACTGCAGGGGGTTCACGGTGTTCGACGCCAGGGGCGACCTGGTGTACCGCGTCGACAGCTACGCGTCCGACTCCCGCGCCGAGGTCGTGCTCATGGACGCCGCGGGCCGGGCCCTGCTCAccgtccgccgccgcaagAAGCCCATCGGGCTCGGGGGCGGGGACCAGTGGCTCGTCTTCCCCGGCGAGGacacgcgcgcgccgccgctctaCGCCGTCAAGCGGCGCGCCCCGCAGTACAtccgcggcgggggcggcggggggagcagcagcaagtcCATGGCGCAGGTGGCGGCATGCCGCGGAGGGGGAGATGGGGGGAATAAGTACGAGGTGGAAGGGTCGTACGCGAGGCGGTGCTGCGCGGTGTacgacgagcggcggcgcgcggtggcGGAGGTGCGGCCcaaggaggcggtggtggggaCGGACGTGTTCCGGATGGTGGTGCGGCCGGGGATGGGGATGGAGGCGTCGCTCGCCATGGCCGTCGTGCTCGCGCTCGACCAGATGTTCGCCAGGCCCTCCCTCCTCAGGAGCTGGTCCTCCTAGCGAGTGCCTCTCAAAAATTGGCtttcatttttcattttcttttcactttttctGGGGGTTTCCAACATTATTGGGGCACAAAAGTTGCTCCTGTAGTTGCCTCTTGATTTTCTCCTTGATAATATAAAGGCCAATTGGGGGGTCATTGTGGATTGAAATACCTCTGGACTTGTGTGGTTCTGGATATTTTTTTACAGTGAACCAC
The Brachypodium distachyon strain Bd21 chromosome 2, Brachypodium_distachyon_v3.0, whole genome shotgun sequence genome window above contains:
- the LOC100844267 gene encoding protein LURP-one-related 8, producing MAKVHPNVAAPSPPLATPGAAEAEEEPVAFTVWRKSLLFNCRGFTVFDARGDLVYRVDSYASDSRAEVVLMDAAGRALLTVRRRKKPIGLGGGDQWLVFPGEDTRAPPLYAVKRRAPQYIRGGGGGGSSSKSMAQVAACRGGGDGGNKYEVEGSYARRCCAVYDERRRAVAEVRPKEAVVGTDVFRMVVRPGMGMEASLAMAVVLALDQMFARPSLLRSWSS